The Malus domestica chromosome 10, GDT2T_hap1 genome contains a region encoding:
- the LOC103445639 gene encoding hyoscyamine 6-dioxygenase-like (The RefSeq protein has 1 substitution compared to this genomic sequence), with product METLDQNLVSSWFDVQSVPQTFVHPPEKRPGNSIDVPPCKNIPVVDLGSRDRSHTIQQISKASQDFGFFQVFNHGVCKKLIDDIMSISKEFHKMPRKDKIIEGSKDPSGRCKFYTSSENYANEEVHYWRDALTHPAHSSENYMQFLPQKPTQYREVFKAYVDEVRNMGSMILEMLAEGLGLSKEFFNGGLSENPTLLSNHYPPCPDPTLTLGLTKHRDPSLITILLQDSEGLQVFKDGNWIGVEPISSGFVVNIGYVMQMISNSKFKGADHRVVTNSRAARTTIAYFIYPSNETVIEPANVLCNPPLYRSMKFTEFLQHFKSKAANDEEMSKVLSLSSS from the exons ATGGAGACATTAGACCAGAATCTTGTTTCAAGCTGGTTTGATGTTCAATCTGTTCCCCAAACCTTTGTCCACCCACCTGAAAAGCGGCCCGGTAACAGTATTGACGTTCCTCCGTGCAAGAACATTCCGGTAGTTGATCTTGGCAGCCGTGATCGCAGTCACACAATTCAACAAATTTCCAAGGCTAGCCAAGACTTCGGATTTTTCCAG GTCTTCAATCATGGGGTTTGCAAGAAGTTGATTGATGACATAATGAGTATTTCCAAGGAGTTTCATAAAATGCCCCGAAAAGATAAGATAATTGAAGGCTCAAAGGACCCTAGTGGAAGATGCAAGTTCTACACAAGCAGTGAAAACTATGCGAATGAAGAGGTTCACTATTGGCGAGATGCATTGACTCACCCTGCTCATTCTTCTGAAAACTACATGGAGTTTTTGCCTCAAAAACCTACTCAATACCG AGAAGTTTTCAAGGCATACGTGGATGAGGTAAGAAACATGGGTTCTATGATTTTGGAGATGCTTGCTGAAGGGTTGGGACTGAGCAAAGAGTTCTTCAATGGTGGACTTAGTGAAAATCCAACGCTGCTGTCCAACCATTATCCGCCATGCCCAGATCCTACTTTAACCTTGGGATTAACGAAACACCGCGATCCGAGCCTCATAACCATTTTACTTCAAGATTCAGAAGGACTTCAAGTCTTCAAAGATGGGAATTGGATTGGTGTTGAGCCTATTTCTAGTGGCTTTGTTGTTAACATAGGCTACGTCATGCAG ATGATCAGCAACTCGAAGTTTAAAGGCGCTGACCATCGAGTGGTGACAAATTCAAGAGCTGCAAGGACAACGATTGCGTACTTCATTTATCCGTCTAATGAGACCGTTATAGAACCTGCAAATGTTTTGTGCAATCCACCACTGTACAGATCCATGAAGTTTACGGAGTTCCTTCAACACTTCAAATCGAAAGCTGCCAACGACGAAGAAATGTCGAAGGTTTTAAGCCTCTCGAGTAGCTAA